DNA sequence from the Coffea arabica cultivar ET-39 chromosome 11c, Coffea Arabica ET-39 HiFi, whole genome shotgun sequence genome:
AAGTTGACCTGTCTTGTTTAAgatatttgacaaaattttcaatCCGCTTGGTGATTTTCTaccaaatattttaaaattaatttagaTTGCAAAAAAGAGGGATAAAACCTTTTTATTTGATAAGGTAAACAAAGAAATCGAGTTCACAAGCAACTGATAGGGAATCAAATTTTCCATTAATTCAACACAGATGCGTCACAACCAATGATTCTGCAGTGGGTCATTACATCCGTTGATGGGTAAATTTGCGGTTGCCAGACTCAGAACGTCGGCAAATTGACACCCAACTTAGAACGCTATATGGGCACGTCAAGACAATGATTAAGGCTGTTTggttaggattttttttttttttttggcttttcctAATTTAAATGTGCATTTGAAATTCTTGATATATCTGTTTATTCTTCTTTTAACTTCACCGAAGAAAGAAATATAGTTGGATCCAtacaaatatttgtaaagaGTTTTCATTaaacaaagtttaaaaattttttttttctgtgtaCCCGCCTACTTCAATGAAGAACAATTGTAAGATCATTTGCTGAACAAAGTATGTAAAATTCTCTTCTGTGAGTTATCAATTTTTGGTACTTATTCTTGAAAATGGCCTAATCAAACCTGTTATTACTTAACTGGTCCATGCCAATAATTCTGGTGCAAATTGATAAAGAAATAGACTAATAAGGTGTAATTTGTCCTATATTATATCAACAAACCACACACGTAGCTATTGCAGCATAATGTATTAGGtggatttttcttaattaagaTGCCAACTGGATTCTAGCATTATTGAATCAATAACTTTCAAGGATATATTTTCTCGATGAAACAATTACGTGATTGGAGACAACAAAAAATATATGATAATCTCCCTTTCGTCTTTCCattagcaaaatttttttttcaatttagtcaaaatttgaattttaatatATCTCTTTCAGCAGTTAAATCTATGTCGCACATTTTGTCAACGGATTTATACGTTTTAGGTTGTCGTATCGAAGTTTATGTTAACGTGTCGGTCTAACGTTACCCCCATTGACCACTCATTAAGATGCATTTCAAGTATTAAACGTTTGAAGAActaagattaattagaaaaaacatATTAACAAGTGATAACATAACAACGGTGGGTAAAAGAAACAAGTGTATAAAAATAGTAGTAGTAGTTCTTGTGTTAAAACAAGGTAACATTTATTGAGTATGTCTCGATTACACATTATATACATCTTATTTATATCTTATTCACACATATTGATTTATTTGCATTatcaacatatttttttaattatttatttatctcacatacattatattaaaaaaatattaaatatttattttttttacaaaattatttcaaataatctactatccaaacacCCATATAATTTTGTTTGCCTTGAGTCAATTTCTTGTACTATTTTGTAGTGCCTCTAGTCAATAGTGGTGGGTGCTATTGTTGCAGCTATGAGCTGGACAAAAGTCAAGCACGTGGGTAGAAGAAAGCCACGACATGACTCTTTCGTGGCCTTGGTGTGTTTTGTTTTTACTCATTGTCGTCCCTATCAATTATCAAATCACATACGTAAAGGGTACTTCATTAGGCAAATTCTTCCAAATATGATCGCAAATTTCAGCAGCGAAATCGCTTGAGAATCCATCACTCTCCTATAGGAGTGGAACACGAAGAGATTAATAGTTTTCTCCCACGACAAAATTAAGAAGCATACTTAATCACTTTTCCTTTGACCGTTTGAACACCCTCCCCAAAAAACAACTCCCAAGCCCCATCACCATATATTGTCTAAACCGAGATCGTTATTCTTTCGTCTCATATCGATCTGTTGGGATCTGTGAATTTAGGATTTAAGTTTCTTACGAGACTTAAAAACTTAGCGTCTTTTGGGGTTCTCCTGTGAGGTTAGCTTAGATGTTAAGTTTGCCGATTTCAGTGGATAAAAAACTGACTTCAGAGTGGGATTGGTTCCATTAGCGGGCTTAGTAGCAACCTCCCAGTTTCCCTGTTCCGCGTCTCACATCGATCTATTGGGATCTGTAGATTTAGGATTTAAGTTTCATAGGAGGCTCCAAAAGTTAGCGTCTTTTGGGGTTTTCCTGTGGGGTTAGGTTAGATGTTAAGTTTATTAATTTCAGTGGAAAGAAAACTGACCAAGGGCGAGGGTTAAAAATCAGAGTGGGGTGGGTTCCATTAGCGGGTTTAGTAGCAATCTTCTTGTTTCTCCATCCCATGTCCCACATCGATCTGTTGGGATTTATGGGTTTAGGATTTAAGTTTCATAGGAGATTTCAAAAGTTAGCGCCTTTTGGGGTTCTCCTGAGGAGTTAGTTTAGATGTTAAGTTTGCCGATTTCAATAGACAGAAAACTGACTTCAGAGTGGGATGGGTTCTATTAGCGGGCTTAGTAGCAATCTCCCTGTTTCTCTGTCCCGCGTCCCACATCGATCTATTGGAGTTTGTGGATTTAGGATTTAAGTTTCATAGGAGGCTCCAAAAGTTAACGCCTTTTGGGGTTCTCCTGTGGGGTTAGTTTAGATGTTAAGTTTGTCGATTTCAGTGGAAAGAAAACTGACCAGTGGTGAGGGTTAAAAATCAGAGTGGGGTGGGTTCCATTAGCAGGCTTAGTAGCAACCTTCCTGTTTCTCCGTCCTGCATCCCACATCGATCTGTTGGGGTCTATGAGTTTAGGATTTAAGTTCCATAAGAGGCTCCAAAAGTTACCGTCTTTTGAGGTTCTCCGTGAGGTTAGCTTAGATGTTAAGTTTGTCAATTTTAGTGGAAAAAGATCGTTATTCTTCTCCCAGTCACTTTCCAATTTCTTTCCTTATGTTTGGCCGTGGACCTCACCTACCACAGCTACTGAATTGTTCTGGCAAATTGCTGAATTTGTTGTCTTTCTTGTGCTCTTTTACGAATTGTCCAAAATCTAAAAATTTaggatttgtttggattgcatttttttaaatttttttataaaaaaattattgtagtcatttgatatatgtaaaataaaaagttaattaaaaaatatattcactGAAAATGTagtaatttttcaaagaaaaatgcaatttaaaaatatttttttataaaaaaattactgtaattcTTTAAAGAATTATTGAACGAACTTATTATTAATTTCTATGGATGTGAGAAGTGAGAAAGACTTGCACCATAACAATGATAACATAACACAATCCTGTCCACACCAGTCACACTTCAGACTCCGTGTCTTCTAGTACATGTAACACAGATACAAGCTACATCCGACGGAAACCTCACCCTAGTCTTCTGCTATTATATAAAAACCTAGTCATTGACCGCAATTTAGTGTGCGTCCCGTAGAAATGGAATCTaagatttgaatttattaatttatttaacaTATTACGatctaaatttattaaatttaaatattaaattgaattatcaaacagaATCCTCCTAGTATTTTTGGACATGTAACCGCATGTTAGGCCTTGTGTGGATTGaagttttttaacaaaaattttttacGTATTTTGTAATCATATTTTCTTACGTGTTTTTCACGATCACCTCTAAGTGCCATGTGGACAAACCTGGATTATTTGTCCCACACTCATTGGTCTAGCCTATAAGCGTTCATTCATTATGCCACGTGCATAGTGCAATTTTGGTTGCATTGTTTTGAGAAAGTGTAGAAAGACGTTTTCACCCTTCAACTTTGTAATGGATATCCCAAACAGTCTCTCACTGTTGGGGGATAAAAATGTGAGCaagacaataataataatattcttCCCCAATTATTTTGGTGGGGCTTGGCATGAAAAATACTAGTAACCTTGTTTGAGTAGCCATTTTTTCCCTAAAAAATTTCTAcgtttttttgtgaaaatattttttcaatcacctttttatcacaTATATAATAAATCACTACATTATGTTTTCCTGTAAAATCTctagaaaattgcaatccaaatttcctattatTCCCTAAAAATCTCAAATGTCCTATTCTAAACTCACTAGCAAAAGTATAAATTCCTCTGAAAGCAGTAGTAATTCTTCCCAATTCCTTTCATGGAGACTTTTCACATCACCTACCCACTAATAATTGTTTGCTGGCGGAGACCTGACCTTTGGATGGGAATAACAATCAAGGATGGCTTTTTAGCACCGTTGGATTTGCCTGCTTTGCACTGGAAGACCTGTCGGCTGAGAGGAATATGTCCTTGGCACTTTGCCAGGCCTCTTCGGAATTTTTCGGCCCCAGCCCCATCACAAGGGTGTTACCAATAACGCTGCTCTTTTTGCCATCGTTGGAGGAATATTGGTATGAAGTGGGGCTTTGGCTGGGCAAAATGGTGCTCTCTTCCCCCTTTGAAGAAGATGCAGAAGAGCGCTCAAAGCTTTTTTTGTTAGTGTGAACTATGTATGGTAGAAGACACTTAGGTGATGAATATGTACTTGGTCTGCACTAGTAATGCACGCTCTTCAAAGAGTGCACTGCTGCTGAAGCctgccctttttttctttttgctccaTACATTGGTTTGATTAGTGGCAGTAGTAGTATGCCCAGACCACACAAGAAGTTGCCATTATTTACACCAACAATTTTTGTCTTTTGGACTCTGATGTTGCGTGGTTATAGAAACAGATTatgaactctttttttttttgtgtggagGAAATAGAATTGAATTGAATCTTGGAGAAGTGTATATACAATCATTTGGCTCTTATATGTAATATAGTAGATTTATTGATCTCTTTTGTTTGTGTACATAAACATAAACATGTTTTTGCCTTACATGATGCTATCTATATCTAATTGACTGCCAACGGCACAGCCAAGACTCACCTACTCCTCATATTTTCTGATCATAATCATATACTAGCAGAGTATAGACTAATCTAAGCCAGATCGTTCTTCTTCTCGTTTTCACTTTCCaatctcttcttttcctccaACTCTCTGACTGTGGACCTCCACTTGCAAAAGGTGCCGAACAATTCCTCCATCTCCTCGAGGCCTCTGCCCCGCGTCTCCGGCAGCAAtgtgaagaagaaaatgaaggcgACAAATGCAATTCCCCCGAACAAAAAGAAGGCCCCGCCTATGGTGATGGCCTTGTACAATGAAATGAAGGTCATTAGAATGACCCCGCTGATCAGCCTGTTCATGGACGCCGCCAAGCCGCTTCCCAGAGCCCTTAACCTCAGGGGGAAAATCTCCGAGCTGTAGACCCAAGCAACCGGACCTAACCCCATTGAAAAGGTTGCTACGCTCGCCAACAcgcagaaaaaggaaaaacctaTGGCCCCGGTTAGCTTCTCGTTCGGATGCTGATCGATCACCGTCAATCCAGCGCCCAGTCCCACCAGGGAGCATACCAAACCAGCGGTGCTTGTTAGCAGCAATATCCGCCGTCCGAACTTGTCTAGATAGAATGTAGACACTAATATGAAGACGGTCTTGGTGACCCCAACAGATATGGTGGCCAGTAGCTTACCGTTGTCGCTCTTTATACCGGCGTTCTCAAAGATTGTGGGGCTGTACATAACCACCGAGTCAATGCCGCTAGCTTGCTGGAAGAAGCATAAACCGATGCCTGCGATCGTGATGTGCAGGACCGCCCGCGTGGGATGGATGAACATTTCCCTCCATGCACCTTTACCACTGGTTCTGTCCTTGGGAACCTCTACCACCTCGTCGTGGTTGTCCTCGGGGATGCCGGCAGCCCCCTTAATGTCGGCTAATCTCTCCTGGGCTTCTTGTAAAGATTCCGAGGTTTTCTCCAAAATTCTTCTGGCCATCCCTACTTTGCCTTGCAACACCAGCCAACGTGGCGACTCCGGCATGACCAAGCCCCCCACGAACAGCATTACCGACGGAATTGCGCCAACTCCCATCATGAATCTCCACCCCAAGTTGGTGGGAAGCTTGGCGAAGAAATAGTTGGACACGTATCCCAGCAGCACGCCAAAATTGATGAACACTTCCGTGAAAGAAGTGATGAATCCCCGAATTGATCTCGGAGAGATCTCGGCAGAATATACGGGGGCTATCATCATAGCATACCCAACTCCGATTCCGGCGACAAACCGGCCGACCATAAGGAAGGCATAGTTGGTGGCAAATGCCATCAAAAAGGCCCCAACGAAGAAGATTACTCCGGCCATGGCTATGGTGTATCGTCGGCCTACCCAGTCGCACGTCCGACCAGCAATGGCAGAACCCAGAAGAGAGTAGACGTTGATGGTTCCCACCAAGACTTCTTTTTGGACATCGGAGATTTTAAGATCCCTCTGTATGTAGATCATTCCTCCGCTCATCACTCCCGTATCATAACCAAGTAGGACTGATGACATGCAAGCTAAAAGCGCACAAGCTAAGGCATACTTGTTTTTTGTGGCCTTTGGAGGAGGACCAAAATCTGGATTAGATGACTCAACTCCCCTAGTAACAGCTCGACTTTGCGGGTCTGCCATGAGGAAtcgaggaggaggaggaggagaaggatgGAAAGAGTACTAGAATTTTTGTGCTGGTGTTGTGAAGAAGATGATGTGAAATGATTGGTACAAGTTCTAGTGGGGAAGGAATTTTAGAACAACAGTTCAAAGAGCATTATGTTTGGAAGGGATTGGAATGGCCGAAAGGAATCAGCGTTGGGCTACTTAAATTGGTCGAGTGCCACATGAGGGGGATTTACTTGATTGGAAAATTCTTCTATCTAACTCCTAAAATTTGGGCCGACCGTCATCTAGAGCATATTTGGACTAATAGAAATGAGGCACATATGCTGGTGCTGGCCAAAGAGAATCTCCTGTTATAATGCAAGAGATTCCCTGCCCTTTGGGCTATTTAAAACTCTACCTTCGAGCGATTTAAATGGATATAAAACCCGCAAATTCTTCGCATATCAATCAATCATGcataaatgataaataaaaCACCTACCTCGCGTAAGTCTGCAACATTGCATAAATTTCTTGTCAAGGATATGTTTGTGTTTATCCCCTTTATTGTCATCCCCAATCTACCCATACTACTAATCGCTATTTTCATCCTTAATTCGATATTGGCGAGAATTTTATTTAAACGATTTGTCAAACGGATATTCATGGGACACTCATTAAAATATGTTTGAAGTGTCATAAGTAAGCGGTGGTCAAAGGAAATCTCTGATTATGATGCAATGGATTTCTTGCCTTTTGAGCTATTTAAAACACCGCCTTTGAGCAATTTATATGATATATAACTTACAAATTGTTCGCATATCAATGCATAAATTTATTGTCAAGTATATGTTTGTGTTTATTTCCTTTATTGTCATCCCTAATCTACCCATACTACTAATCGCTACTCTCATCCTCCTTATCCTTAGTCCATTATTGGCAAGAATCTTATTTAAAACGTAATTCTAAAATAATGCTAAGAGCCTATTTGATCGATCCAAACCGTTACTGAACTTTATTTCTACTTTGGTAGTCTACAATATACCTCTCGACCCTTTAAAAACATCTCGTAGTTAACATTTTTTTGGACCATTTGCAAAACATTTGTCATGTTTAACATTTCGATCTATTTCAAGCTAATCATTCATAAAACACTACCACACGTAGTGGCAGAGTTAGGAATTGCAATTAGGGGGGCGAGTCTATGTTATTTGGATCAAGTCCAAATAACTTTCAAACATTATtgtttgggtccttgagaggggggcaaagtgaaattttttatcaatattttgagGGGTGgcaaaacaatataataaaaatttttttacttagaaattttttttataacaattggagggggggcaaagtgaaattttttatcaatatttggaggggcaaaacaatataataaaaatttttttacttagaaatttttttttttttaacaattggagGGGGCGCGGTTGCCCCCCCTGGCCCCCCTTCCCTCCGCCCCTGCACACGTATGTCTGCAACATTGCATAAATTTCTTGTCAAGGATACGTTTATTCCCTTTATTGTCATGCCTAATCTACCTAACTTTATTTCTACTTTGGTAATCTTCTATATATTCCCTCTATCCTATTGGAAATTATGGTATTTTCCTTTTTGAATTGTTTCAAAATATGTTTTTCACGTTTGACATTTCAAGCAATATTAAGTTGTGTGAAGTGTCGTTTATTCCCTCCCTCCATTATTGATGTAATGTGTTGATGATAATGCATCTGTAGCGTGGTCCACAAATTGTCGTGTGGTCTCGCAGGGCACGACACGCATCTTGCGCGAAGTTTGACTTCCAGCTTCAGCAGGAGTCGTCACCGAGAATCATTTATACGGCTCTTTCGAAACCCCGGCAGAAGAGCTGACGTATGATTTAaaccaaaatcatatcttataCGGTTTTGTTAGGCGTATAGAAAAAAATTATACCCAGAGGATAATTTCATTTGTCTTTTCcccaataaataaaatattttgagatgacttaattcatgattttttttaaaaaaatctttcaatttttaaatcattttcaaatgCACTAATTTGTTTAAGAataatcaacatttacaaaacaaatccatattggaagcaagaaaaaaaataagtgaATAATTTTAGATTCACTCAACTACTAAACAAGCAAACTAAGGCATGTTATCACTTATATGTGTGTGAAAGTAGCCATTTTAATTAGAATTGTTTGTTACTCCTACGTGGCATGCCTAATTGAAGAGAATTAATAGGTTATGGGTCACTTGGATTTTACCCATAGTGAATCCTATTTGgattatattatatgtttaaaaattatctataatttttaaaataactttaaaaaataactaatcttatcATAATGATATCTGCTTTCTATCAACTTATTAcataaaattataataaaaccttttttaaatcacaattattgAAATCTTATATATCCCATAAATTGCTTCTTTTCATCATCATATCATTGATTAGTATTCAAATTGTTCATCGTCTCTTTCCTTAGTTTTGAATTAACTTAGTGTAAAAAAGAGAATTAATTATTACACTAACAGATTTAtcaatattgttgaaaaaatgGATTCCTGCATCTTTTTTACTTAATTAAATATGAATATATAATTCTAGATTTatggtcattataaaaatttaaattatataaaaagAATATTACAAAAGAAAATATCTGCCAAGTTTTTTATATGTGGTACATTATTTAATATATACTATCATATTATAGTGAAAGTatgtaaacaaatttttaaaaattagtaaataattgaacatttataatacattaatttttcaaagttaatatgaatgaacatgtaggattgttgttaatttttgtattcaaattattcatatttgtataagttcataataaattaaaaaaaaggactGTACTAAGGTATGGACAAAATTCTAGTCCtactttggaaaaaaaaactactcACTACCAAATTCCATTTAAATGTAGTCTATGAAAGTGCCTGCTCCTGTCATTTTTCTTTACTATCtcaaaaaatgcaaaacacaaaTGGCAATTCTATTAGCCAAAGGCGAGGACAAGGACACGCTTGTAAGAATAAACATAGACAAGTAACACCATCtcttaaaaaattaaagaaaaataaaatagaatgtCTGCAAATAATTCAGCAGAAGAGCAAAAGATTGCAAACCAATATGCTAGATATTATAAGGCAATTGATGGCTTCAAAAACTCCAAGTAAACGTCTATACATGTACACATGCTTTAGTCAATAACTCCACATTTTTTCCATTTGTACGAAAGTCATACAACAACTACTAAATGAAGATGGAGTAGAAGATGAAATTCTTACGTATCCCAGAGAAATTTTCTTGGTTGAGGTAGCTTAATTTGTgggtgattgaaccaaattTTTTTGACAAGGAGCTAATTACAGAGTATTTGATAAGATTTTAGATGGTAATCCCATTGGAAATCCCGATCGGTTAGACTAGTTGGATCGTAAACTGGTCATGTCTTCGATTCGATTCAATGACTAAtccaaaaatcaatcaaaatagTCAAATTTAATCAAGAACTGATTGAACCAGTAAAAAATGAGAGGTTCAAccgatttttttaaattaaatgttactaaaataaataaataaactattAAACATTTGAACCGGTGTTAAATCAATTGAACCAATCGAATTACAAACCGAAAGGTTTCAGTTCACTTTCCAATATGAATTTAAAAACATTGGTTGGAATTTTCAGAAGAAGATTGTGACAAAGCAGCTGATTTCTTTTGACTAGAACAAACGGGCTCTTTTAGGCGGTCCTACTTTGACCCAATTGTTTGTCACATGAGTCAGCACATTGTATAGGGTAAACTTGAAACAAAAAGATTTTGCAAATGGATAAGTGGATTTACTCTGACGTAAAAAGCGGGAGTCCCAAAGTTCGACACACTTTTCGGAACATGGTAGTAAATATTTCTATCCTTATACAAGTTCCAAActggataatttcacaaacttctCATGCCGTAAGGTGTTGTGTCACAAATTAAAAGGAGAAGCAAATCACGTAAATGCATGCTCATCACGAGAAAGCAAAAAGCTTCTCATGGTAAGCTATTGCATCACAAATTAAAAGGAGAAGTAAATCACGTAAATGCATGCTCATCACGAGTTTCTGTTGAATTTTTCACAAACGATCTCTACCGATCAAAGAGAGGATAACCAAGGCCAAATTGATGCAATCATAAGGTACTTATCATTTTGCCTTCGTTTGTTGCATTAATATGTTGAAGCCTTCTGCAGATTTAGTTGGAATCCATGTTCAATCGTTTCTCAAATCCTTTCTTTAGTTTTCCTCTAGTGATTCCTCTTGATTATGAAAGAGTTTTTGTCCAATTAGTTGATGAGTTTTCTACTGCTAACGTCATCCGAAATTTAGCACCTTAATATGGGTAGATGAATTATATGAAACTATTAAGATGCTAATTACTAATAAGAGAAAACCTAAGTGTCTTTATATCTAATCAAACTAATAACTACCGTTTGAAGTTATGCAATTCACAAGCATAGTATTATCACTTTGCTctcttaaactatatcactactatcagtttaccccttaacgttatcttttaatcactttacccccataagtaatttaactcaacatgttaagaaattttggacaaaaatacccttttattttatagcattattaaattgttattatcaatttattcatttagattgatacaatcactttagttcataatattattttctaggca
Encoded proteins:
- the LOC113716804 gene encoding putative polyol transporter 1; this encodes MADPQSRAVTRGVESSNPDFGPPPKATKNKYALACALLACMSSVLLGYDTGVMSGGMIYIQRDLKISDVQKEVLVGTINVYSLLGSAIAGRTCDWVGRRYTIAMAGVIFFVGAFLMAFATNYAFLMVGRFVAGIGVGYAMMIAPVYSAEISPRSIRGFITSFTEVFINFGVLLGYVSNYFFAKLPTNLGWRFMMGVGAIPSVMLFVGGLVMPESPRWLVLQGKVGMARRILEKTSESLQEAQERLADIKGAAGIPEDNHDEVVEVPKDRTSGKGAWREMFIHPTRAVLHITIAGIGLCFFQQASGIDSVVMYSPTIFENAGIKSDNGKLLATISVGVTKTVFILVSTFYLDKFGRRILLLTSTAGLVCSLVGLGAGLTVIDQHPNEKLTGAIGFSFFCVLASVATFSMGLGPVAWVYSSEIFPLRLRALGSGLAASMNRLISGVILMTFISLYKAITIGGAFFLFGGIAFVAFIFFFTLLPETRGRGLEEMEELFGTFCKWRSTVRELEEKKRLESENEKKNDLA